One genomic window of Planifilum fulgidum includes the following:
- a CDS encoding transposase, translating to RSFADAKELHGLRYARYRGLAKVREQCLLIAVAQNIKKMALLLSKRGKGFVIRLIYQI from the coding sequence AGCGCAGCTTCGCTGACGCCAAAGAACTTCATGGGCTTCGTTATGCACGCTACAGGGGGCTTGCCAAAGTCAGAGAGCAATGCCTCCTTATTGCCGTGGCTCAAAACATCAAAAAAATGGCCTTGCTCCTCTCGAAGAGAGGAAAAGGCTTTGTGATCCGCCTAATTTACCAAATCTAA